The Salvelinus namaycush isolate Seneca unplaced genomic scaffold, SaNama_1.0 Scaffold2414, whole genome shotgun sequence genome contains a region encoding:
- the LOC120038871 gene encoding zinc finger protein 436-like, translating into EQEQEEETGDLIKTRERPDSHSDSRKSPSEEPDTETPKPARRHHCSYCGNSFTRLLHLKAHERIHTGEKPFHCSQCEKSFRWLTSLKKHERGHTQEKLYQCSLCGKSFTKLGGLTRHERTHTGGDKTYHCSQCGKRFNRLRHLNKHERIHTQEEKTYHCSHCEKTFSQSEDLKAHERIERLCSDLCF; encoded by the exons agaacaagaacaggaggaggagacaggagatctgattaagacca gagagagaccagactctcactctgacagcaGAAAGAGTCCTTCAGAGGAACCAGACAcagagacgcccaaaccagcGAGACGACACCACTGCTCCTACTGTGGAAATAGTTTTACCCGATTACTACACCTGAaagcacatgagagaatacatacaggagaaaagcccttccactgttcccagtgtgaaaagagttttaggtggttaacgagtctgaaaaagcatgagagggGACACACACAAGAAAAGCTCTACCAatgctccctgtgtggaaagagttttaccaagTTAGGGGGTCTGACtaggcatgagaggacacacacaggaggggATAAGacctaccactgctcccagtgtggaaagagatttaacCGGTTAAGGCATCTGAATAagcatgaaagaatacatacacaggaggagaagacctaccactgctctcattgtgagaagacattttcccagtcagaggacctgaaagcacatgagagaatagagagactgtgttctgacttgtgtttttga